The proteins below come from a single Papaver somniferum cultivar HN1 chromosome 11, ASM357369v1, whole genome shotgun sequence genomic window:
- the LOC113323614 gene encoding GDSL esterase/lipase At5g37690-like isoform X1: protein MHNIGQIKSVLNNFVFVSCAAEKMGLLRFQHFMLINGTIEGLGNGINFGSTQGTILSSRRLGFQGLNQQLCQAYETLQLLQLQLGQEVIESSVFYLSLGKDDYINFLHPDSSGARHRFSKEVFTQILVNQMIRVVKDLYNANVKKIICMGIGPLGCAAPLTLWESSRDNDSHHPSHTSSNSGAGSGWQDCMEDVNDLVLEYNALLSERLLDLNFEFPDAQIIFCDVYQAMMDIIPFPRRYGFENVNRSCCGSGRYGGMVGC, encoded by the exons ATGCATAACATCGGCCAAATCAAGAGTGTGCTGaacaattttgtttttgtttcttgtgCAGCTGAGAAGATGGGTTTGCTGAGATTCCAGCATTTCATGCtgataaatggaactattgaaggACTAGGAAATGGTATAAACTTTGGGTCAACACAAGGGACAATCTTGAGCTCACGCAGGCTAGGCTTCCAGGGATTGAACCAACAGCTATGCCAGGCATATGAGACACTTCAGTTGTTGCAGCTGCAGCTGGGACAGGAAGTTATAGAGTCATCCGTGTTCTATCTTTCTTTGGGCAAAGACGACTACATTAATTTCTTACACCCAGATTCTTCTGGTGCTAGGCACAGATTCAGTAAAGAAGTGTTCACACAGATTCTAGTCAACCAGATGATCCGGGTTGTCAAG GACCTTTACAATGCAAATGTGAAGAAGATTATATGCATGGGAATTGGTCCTCTTGGATGTGCTGCACCTCTCACCTTATGGGAGTCCTCTCGCGATAATGATAGTCATCATCCTAGTCACACATCATCAAATTCTGGCGCTGGCAGTGGTTGGCAAGACTGTATGGAAGATGTCAATGACCTTGTTCTAGAATACAATGCATTGTTGTCAGAGCGGCTTCTGGACCTAAATTTTGAGTTTCCTGATGCTCAGATAATCTTCTGCGACGTGTACCAAGCTATGATGGATATTATTCCATTCCCTAGACGCTACG GATTCGAGAATGTAAATAGGTCGTGTTGTGGAAGTGGTAGATATGGTGGTATGGTAGGGTGCTAA
- the LOC113323614 gene encoding GDSL esterase/lipase At5g37690-like isoform X2, whose protein sequence is MYFVRVHHVTASEKMGLLRFQHFMLINGTIEGLGNGINFGSTQGTILSSRRLGFQGLNQQLCQAYETLQLLQLQLGQEVIESSVFYLSLGKDDYINFLHPDSSGARHRFSKEVFTQILVNQMIRVVKDLYNANVKKIICMGIGPLGCAAPLTLWESSRDNDSHHPSHTSSNSGAGSGWQDCMEDVNDLVLEYNALLSERLLDLNFEFPDAQIIFCDVYQAMMDIIPFPRRYGFENVNRSCCGSGRYGGMVGC, encoded by the exons atGTATTTTGTTAGAGTCCACCACGTCACCGCGT CTGAGAAGATGGGTTTGCTGAGATTCCAGCATTTCATGCtgataaatggaactattgaaggACTAGGAAATGGTATAAACTTTGGGTCAACACAAGGGACAATCTTGAGCTCACGCAGGCTAGGCTTCCAGGGATTGAACCAACAGCTATGCCAGGCATATGAGACACTTCAGTTGTTGCAGCTGCAGCTGGGACAGGAAGTTATAGAGTCATCCGTGTTCTATCTTTCTTTGGGCAAAGACGACTACATTAATTTCTTACACCCAGATTCTTCTGGTGCTAGGCACAGATTCAGTAAAGAAGTGTTCACACAGATTCTAGTCAACCAGATGATCCGGGTTGTCAAG GACCTTTACAATGCAAATGTGAAGAAGATTATATGCATGGGAATTGGTCCTCTTGGATGTGCTGCACCTCTCACCTTATGGGAGTCCTCTCGCGATAATGATAGTCATCATCCTAGTCACACATCATCAAATTCTGGCGCTGGCAGTGGTTGGCAAGACTGTATGGAAGATGTCAATGACCTTGTTCTAGAATACAATGCATTGTTGTCAGAGCGGCTTCTGGACCTAAATTTTGAGTTTCCTGATGCTCAGATAATCTTCTGCGACGTGTACCAAGCTATGATGGATATTATTCCATTCCCTAGACGCTACG GATTCGAGAATGTAAATAGGTCGTGTTGTGGAAGTGGTAGATATGGTGGTATGGTAGGGTGCTAA
- the LOC113323614 gene encoding GDSL esterase/lipase At5g37690-like isoform X3, translated as MGLLRFQHFMLINGTIEGLGNGINFGSTQGTILSSRRLGFQGLNQQLCQAYETLQLLQLQLGQEVIESSVFYLSLGKDDYINFLHPDSSGARHRFSKEVFTQILVNQMIRVVKDLYNANVKKIICMGIGPLGCAAPLTLWESSRDNDSHHPSHTSSNSGAGSGWQDCMEDVNDLVLEYNALLSERLLDLNFEFPDAQIIFCDVYQAMMDIIPFPRRYGFENVNRSCCGSGRYGGMVGC; from the exons ATGGGTTTGCTGAGATTCCAGCATTTCATGCtgataaatggaactattgaaggACTAGGAAATGGTATAAACTTTGGGTCAACACAAGGGACAATCTTGAGCTCACGCAGGCTAGGCTTCCAGGGATTGAACCAACAGCTATGCCAGGCATATGAGACACTTCAGTTGTTGCAGCTGCAGCTGGGACAGGAAGTTATAGAGTCATCCGTGTTCTATCTTTCTTTGGGCAAAGACGACTACATTAATTTCTTACACCCAGATTCTTCTGGTGCTAGGCACAGATTCAGTAAAGAAGTGTTCACACAGATTCTAGTCAACCAGATGATCCGGGTTGTCAAG GACCTTTACAATGCAAATGTGAAGAAGATTATATGCATGGGAATTGGTCCTCTTGGATGTGCTGCACCTCTCACCTTATGGGAGTCCTCTCGCGATAATGATAGTCATCATCCTAGTCACACATCATCAAATTCTGGCGCTGGCAGTGGTTGGCAAGACTGTATGGAAGATGTCAATGACCTTGTTCTAGAATACAATGCATTGTTGTCAGAGCGGCTTCTGGACCTAAATTTTGAGTTTCCTGATGCTCAGATAATCTTCTGCGACGTGTACCAAGCTATGATGGATATTATTCCATTCCCTAGACGCTACG GATTCGAGAATGTAAATAGGTCGTGTTGTGGAAGTGGTAGATATGGTGGTATGGTAGGGTGCTAA